The Cyclobacteriaceae bacterium genome includes a region encoding these proteins:
- a CDS encoding twin-arginine translocase TatA/TatE family subunit, translating to MKAILLILGGVGFNEMLLIGVVVLVFFGAKKIPEFMKGLGKGVREFKDAVSDVKKEVEDAGNKTGRLDDGK from the coding sequence ATGAAAGCGATCCTTTTGATTTTAGGCGGCGTTGGTTTCAACGAAATGTTGTTGATCGGTGTAGTTGTATTGGTGTTTTTCGGAGCTAAGAAAATCCCTGAATTCATGAAGGGACTTGGCAAGGGAGTACGCGAATTCAAGGATGCTGTAAGCGATGTAAAGAAAGAAGTTGAAGATGCTGGCAATAAAACTGGCCGGCTCGATGACGGTAAGTAA
- a CDS encoding FtsX-like permease family protein, producing the protein MLKNYIKTALRSLWLQKSNTIINLSGLALGIASSLILFLLVRHMSSYDNYHTKRDRIYRVVTESEGNSGKGHTPGIPTVLPVAFRNDFPEAEEVTITSYNNGGLVTIPQGSEEPKQYQEDWGMANAQQNFFKIFDRKIISGDNIKALDEPNTAVISERLALKYFETKDVLGKTIRYRDLDYKITAVMEDFPKNTDFPFELMFSYITIQKAKEEGGWNSTSSDDQCYFLLKDGEPISKIESRMPEFGKKYLGEDAATRSFLLQSLKDIHYDDRFGNYNYNTVSRNMLSVLGVIAVFLILTACINFINLSTAEAIKRSKEVGIRKSLGSTRGQLIAQFMGESILVTVFAMVAALIIAKVALTFLNPFLDQSIGLNFSNDGGLWVFITVILAVVAGLSGLYPSFVVSGFNPILALKNSLGNRNSSGFNLRRVLVVVQFSISQFFIIGTIVLITQMNYFQSKELGFRRDAIINVPVPVREIPSNDGSSKMRTLRGEVARIAGVENVSLCNTPPSSGSVNTTSFTIKGDEKEYEAQIKMVDGNYLDLYDIKLSAGNNIMDIDTAHGYLVNEKLASIVGYSNPNDIVGKLMKMGRKELPIVGVIKDFHTTSLRSPIEATALFNRIRGYQNLSIKLNGADMQGSIQQIQKAWETSYPDHIFSYEFLDLKIKEFYENEKRISILLGLFTSLAIFIGCLGLFGLASFMANQKTKEIGVRKVLGASVESIVYMFSKEYIKLIIIGFIIASPFAWYIMNQWLDGFAYKIDMGPKIFISGVVITMVIAIATVGYRSLKAAIVNPADSLRSE; encoded by the coding sequence ATGCTAAAAAACTACATAAAAACTGCACTCAGAAGTCTTTGGCTGCAAAAAAGCAACACGATCATAAACCTTTCAGGGCTTGCGTTAGGAATAGCTTCAAGTCTTATCCTGTTTCTTCTTGTTCGTCACATGTCGAGTTATGACAACTATCATACGAAGCGTGACAGGATTTACAGGGTAGTTACTGAATCAGAAGGTAACAGTGGAAAGGGCCATACACCGGGTATCCCTACTGTACTTCCGGTTGCTTTCAGAAATGATTTTCCCGAAGCAGAAGAAGTAACGATCACATCATATAACAACGGTGGTTTGGTCACAATCCCTCAAGGTTCGGAAGAGCCTAAGCAGTATCAGGAGGATTGGGGCATGGCAAATGCGCAACAGAATTTCTTTAAAATTTTTGATAGAAAGATTATTTCAGGAGATAACATTAAAGCACTCGACGAGCCAAACACAGCAGTCATATCAGAGAGGCTTGCCTTAAAATATTTTGAGACAAAGGATGTATTGGGGAAAACGATTCGCTACAGAGACCTTGATTACAAGATCACAGCTGTAATGGAAGATTTTCCAAAGAATACAGACTTCCCATTTGAACTTATGTTTTCCTACATCACCATACAAAAAGCGAAGGAGGAAGGTGGGTGGAACAGTACTTCAAGTGATGATCAATGCTATTTTTTGCTAAAGGATGGTGAGCCTATTTCCAAGATCGAAAGCAGGATGCCTGAGTTTGGAAAAAAATATCTTGGTGAGGATGCCGCCACAAGATCATTTCTACTTCAATCCTTGAAAGATATTCATTATGATGATCGCTTCGGCAATTATAATTACAATACGGTCAGTCGCAATATGCTTTCAGTTCTTGGTGTTATAGCGGTATTCCTGATTCTTACGGCATGCATCAATTTTATCAATCTATCCACCGCTGAGGCTATTAAGCGATCCAAGGAAGTGGGCATTCGCAAGTCATTGGGTAGTACGCGAGGTCAGCTCATAGCACAATTTATGGGTGAATCAATACTCGTAACCGTCTTTGCGATGGTTGCGGCACTTATCATTGCAAAGGTTGCGCTTACTTTCCTGAATCCTTTTCTGGATCAATCAATCGGATTGAATTTCAGTAACGATGGTGGCCTGTGGGTTTTCATAACAGTTATTTTGGCAGTAGTTGCCGGACTATCCGGCCTATATCCATCCTTTGTAGTTTCAGGATTTAATCCCATCCTTGCTTTAAAGAATAGTTTAGGGAACAGAAACTCTTCTGGTTTTAATTTGAGAAGAGTTTTGGTAGTAGTGCAATTTTCTATTTCACAGTTTTTTATAATCGGAACGATTGTGCTGATCACTCAGATGAACTATTTCCAGAGCAAAGAGCTCGGATTCAGGAGAGATGCCATCATCAATGTGCCCGTTCCGGTTCGTGAAATTCCATCCAATGATGGTTCCAGTAAGATGAGAACCCTGCGTGGAGAGGTTGCCAGAATCGCAGGAGTGGAGAACGTAAGCTTGTGTAATACTCCTCCTTCTTCCGGATCAGTAAACACCACCAGCTTTACCATTAAAGGAGATGAGAAAGAGTATGAAGCTCAGATAAAAATGGTAGATGGAAATTACCTTGATCTGTACGATATAAAATTAAGTGCTGGTAATAACATCATGGATATCGATACAGCACATGGATACCTTGTAAATGAAAAATTGGCAAGCATCGTTGGATATTCAAACCCCAATGACATTGTCGGTAAGCTTATGAAAATGGGAAGAAAAGAACTTCCTATTGTAGGAGTGATAAAAGATTTTCACACAACGTCTTTAAGATCCCCCATTGAAGCAACCGCTCTCTTTAACAGAATCCGGGGCTATCAGAATTTATCTATAAAGCTGAACGGTGCTGACATGCAGGGAAGCATTCAGCAAATCCAGAAAGCCTGGGAGACATCTTATCCCGATCATATTTTTTCTTATGAATTTCTCGACTTGAAAATCAAAGAATTCTATGAAAATGAGAAGAGGATTTCAATCCTGCTAGGTCTTTTTACATCTCTGGCCATTTTCATCGGGTGCCTCGGACTGTTTGGTCTTGCTTCCTTTATGGCCAATCAAAAGACAAAAGAGATTGGTGTTCGCAAGGTTTTAGGGGCATCAGTAGAAAGCATCGTGTATATGTTTTCAAAGGAATACATAAAGCTGATTATCATTGGATTCATTATCGCATCACCATTTGCCTGGTACATAATGAATCAGTGGCTTGATGGATTTGCTTATAAGATCGATATGGGTCCCAAAATATTTATTTCAGGAGTTGTGATTACCATGGTTATTGCAATTGCAACGGTCGGTTATCGGTCTCTTAAAGCTGCAATTGTTAACCCGGCAGATTCTTTGCGATCAGAATAG
- a CDS encoding radical SAM protein, which yields MTSGFQDQLNIISGLTPKRSWNAAKVWSSYWASRMSGRADHHGFPISISIEPTTSCNLRCPECPSGLRSFTRPTGMLKDSLFQNVIDQLSPTLSYLTFYFQGEPYLNPKFLDMVKYASDRGIYTATSTNAHYLDEENARKTIASGLDRLIISIDGTEQETYESYRVGGKLEKVIEGTKNILKLRRELKSSTPQVIFQFLVVKPNEHQVPEVYALAKKLGVDKVVLKTAQIYDYKNGSDLIPTQSKYSRYEKDSNGTFHIKNELMNHCWKMWHSCVITWDGKIVPCCFDKDAHHVMGDLSKQSFKEIWTSKPYSDFRVSLLRSRNEIEMCKNCTEGTKVWA from the coding sequence ATGACCAGCGGCTTTCAGGATCAATTGAATATTATTTCGGGGCTTACCCCAAAACGTTCCTGGAATGCAGCAAAAGTATGGTCCAGCTACTGGGCTTCACGTATGTCGGGTAGGGCTGATCATCATGGATTTCCAATCAGCATTTCCATAGAACCGACAACCTCTTGTAATCTTCGTTGTCCGGAATGTCCCAGCGGGCTTCGTTCTTTTACACGTCCTACCGGAATGCTGAAAGATTCTCTTTTTCAAAATGTTATTGATCAGCTGTCACCAACCTTGTCATATCTGACTTTTTATTTTCAGGGAGAGCCTTATCTCAATCCTAAATTTCTGGATATGGTGAAGTATGCATCTGACAGAGGTATTTATACAGCCACTTCAACCAATGCCCATTATCTTGACGAAGAGAATGCAAGGAAAACCATAGCCTCAGGACTTGATCGCCTGATTATTTCTATTGATGGCACCGAACAGGAAACTTATGAGTCATATCGTGTGGGAGGAAAACTTGAAAAAGTAATTGAGGGCACAAAAAATATTCTCAAACTGAGAAGGGAATTAAAATCAAGTACCCCTCAGGTCATCTTTCAATTTTTAGTTGTAAAGCCCAACGAGCACCAGGTTCCTGAAGTATATGCTCTGGCAAAGAAATTGGGAGTTGATAAAGTGGTTTTAAAAACTGCCCAGATCTATGACTATAAGAATGGTTCCGATCTTATCCCAACTCAAAGTAAGTATTCACGCTATGAAAAGGATTCCAATGGGACTTTTCACATTAAGAATGAATTAATGAATCACTGCTGGAAAATGTGGCACAGTTGTGTGATAACCTGGGATGGCAAGATTGTTCCATGTTGTTTTGATAAGGATGCACACCATGTTATGGGTGATCTTTCAAAACAGTCATTCAAAGAAATATGGACCAGTAAACCATATTCAGATTTCAGAGTTTCGCTTTTGAGATCCCGAAACGAAATTGAAATGTGTAAAAATTGTACTGAAGGAACGAAAGTATGGGCCTAG
- a CDS encoding peptidoglycan DD-metalloendopeptidase family protein gives MIAGKKLCFLILFFLFVSGVEAQRTKSQLQKEKQQNLDKIKETEKILKETSQQKSSSLGELAAITQRIRQQEALIVSVQSEIELMNMDIGENNEILKALQTDLNRLKAEYGSMVFSAQKTSGGVSKLMFLFSASTFDQLAMRIKYMEQYGTARKEQAVVIKRVQEHLAEQVLVIEGKKDDKNKLLNEELSEKNNLDGLKQKQNVIVHSLTKEEKRLKVDLEETRKAVAKLDKVISDIIKEEMERAAREAREAAAAKNKKEAAKPTDNVVALSNSFEENKNKFPWPAAGFVSQKFGRQNHPLLKGIIVQNDGINIQTAQGEKVKTIFSGEVRAVAFIPTLGNTVLISHGEYFTVYSGLKDVSVKKGQKVITNQEIGKMLVNSEGISELRFQIRKNTLALDPQTWLKD, from the coding sequence ATGATCGCAGGTAAAAAACTCTGTTTCCTGATTTTATTTTTTTTGTTCGTTTCGGGCGTCGAGGCACAACGAACTAAATCACAACTGCAAAAAGAAAAACAGCAGAATCTTGATAAGATCAAAGAAACCGAAAAGATCCTCAAAGAAACCTCTCAGCAAAAAAGCAGTTCATTAGGTGAGCTTGCCGCAATCACACAGCGCATCCGTCAGCAGGAAGCCCTCATTGTATCGGTACAATCCGAGATTGAGTTGATGAACATGGATATCGGAGAGAACAACGAGATCTTAAAAGCACTACAAACCGATTTAAATCGTCTTAAGGCCGAGTATGGCTCCATGGTTTTCTCTGCTCAAAAAACAAGTGGTGGTGTTTCAAAATTGATGTTCCTGTTTTCCGCCTCTACCTTCGATCAGCTTGCCATGCGCATCAAATACATGGAGCAATATGGCACCGCCAGAAAAGAACAGGCTGTCGTTATTAAAAGAGTTCAGGAACATCTCGCTGAGCAAGTGCTTGTGATCGAAGGGAAAAAAGATGACAAGAATAAACTGTTGAACGAAGAATTGTCTGAGAAAAATAACCTGGATGGCCTTAAGCAAAAACAAAATGTAATTGTTCATTCTCTTACAAAAGAGGAAAAAAGGCTCAAAGTAGATCTGGAAGAAACGAGAAAAGCAGTTGCCAAACTTGATAAGGTAATCAGCGATATTATCAAAGAGGAAATGGAACGTGCTGCAAGAGAAGCACGTGAGGCTGCCGCTGCAAAAAATAAAAAGGAAGCAGCCAAGCCAACTGATAATGTCGTTGCCCTTTCCAATTCTTTTGAAGAAAACAAAAATAAATTCCCATGGCCGGCCGCAGGATTCGTATCACAAAAATTTGGTAGGCAAAATCACCCTTTGTTAAAAGGTATTATTGTGCAAAATGATGGCATCAATATTCAGACAGCACAGGGAGAGAAAGTGAAGACGATATTTTCCGGTGAAGTCCGGGCCGTAGCATTTATCCCTACACTAGGAAACACTGTACTTATCAGTCATGGAGAGTACTTCACTGTATATTCCGGCCTTAAAGACGTATCCGTTAAAAAAGGTCAGAAAGTCATCACCAATCAGGAGATTGGTAAAATGCTGGTCAACAGCGAAGGGATCTCAGAACTCCGCTTCCAGATTCGCAAAAATACCTTAGCTCTGGATCCCCAAACCTGGCTAAAAGATTGA
- a CDS encoding LysM peptidoglycan-binding domain-containing protein, translating to MAGQVIAQIPDPPDSIAEVVESDIMAVDSLSPEIMMFALPMDYEYIPAEETPELVADRLRCIQQTIPLPYNSNIHGFINYFTIRNREYTRLMLRRRDLYFPLFEKYLAKYNLPDELKYLSIIESGLNPRAVSRASAAGLWQFMSFTGKYFDLHNDWYFDDRMDPEKSTEAACKYLSQLYKMFNNWDLALAAYNSGPGTVKRAIRRSEYKRTFWEIYKFLPRETRSYVPQFVAIIYAMNYAEEHNMIETAIEQPIPHDTLVVKKFLHFDTFAKLTGTCTEDLLILNPSVRHNALPETQKGFILRLPLAAKIELEKDRFRILDSASKVGRKQIEILAKTSSGNTAGRELLVYRVKSGDVLGGIAQRHRVRVDDLRKWNKLHGNMIRTGQKLNIWVYPSKKVTQATPQVSTNSVSLPDDKTYIVQPGDTLWDISKKFQGITIEKIKSLNNLKNNRLEPGMKLILG from the coding sequence ATGGCTGGTCAGGTAATTGCTCAGATACCCGATCCACCTGATTCGATTGCCGAAGTCGTGGAGTCTGATATCATGGCAGTAGACAGCCTCTCACCTGAGATTATGATGTTTGCATTGCCTATGGACTATGAATATATCCCGGCAGAGGAAACTCCAGAGCTGGTCGCTGATCGGTTACGCTGCATTCAACAGACTATTCCACTCCCCTACAACAGCAACATTCATGGATTTATAAATTACTTCACGATTCGTAATCGTGAATACACACGACTGATGCTTCGCCGCAGAGATCTTTACTTCCCGCTTTTCGAAAAGTACCTTGCAAAGTATAATCTCCCTGATGAATTAAAATATCTGTCCATCATAGAATCAGGATTGAATCCTCGTGCTGTCTCAAGGGCGAGTGCTGCGGGTCTGTGGCAATTCATGTCTTTTACAGGAAAGTATTTTGATCTTCATAACGACTGGTATTTCGATGATCGCATGGATCCGGAAAAATCCACAGAGGCTGCATGTAAGTATCTGAGCCAATTGTACAAGATGTTCAACAATTGGGATCTGGCCTTAGCAGCTTATAACTCAGGCCCTGGCACTGTGAAGCGTGCCATTCGACGTTCTGAATACAAGCGAACTTTCTGGGAGATCTATAAATTCCTCCCCCGGGAAACACGGTCATATGTGCCACAATTTGTAGCGATCATTTATGCTATGAATTATGCAGAAGAACATAACATGATCGAGACTGCGATTGAGCAACCTATTCCTCATGATACACTTGTGGTAAAGAAATTTCTTCATTTTGACACATTCGCCAAACTTACCGGCACTTGCACAGAAGATCTCCTGATTTTAAATCCATCCGTCCGGCATAATGCACTTCCCGAAACACAAAAAGGATTTATACTCAGATTACCACTAGCGGCTAAAATTGAATTGGAAAAAGATCGGTTCAGAATTCTGGATTCTGCTTCTAAAGTCGGCAGGAAACAAATTGAAATATTGGCAAAAACTTCCTCTGGCAATACGGCCGGACGCGAGCTGTTGGTTTATCGCGTTAAGTCAGGAGATGTGCTGGGAGGTATTGCTCAGCGCCATCGTGTTCGGGTTGATGATTTACGTAAGTGGAACAAGCTTCATGGAAACATGATCCGTACAGGACAAAAACTTAACATCTGGGTATACCCATCCAAAAAAGTTACACAAGCAACCCCTCAGGTGTCTACCAATTCTGTCTCATTACCAGATGACAAAACCTATATTGTTCAGCCTGGCGATACCTTGTGGGATATTTCAAAGAAATTTCAAGGAATTACTATTGAGAAAATCAAGAGTCTTAATAATCTCAAAAACAATCGCCTCGAACCCGGAATGAAATTAATTCTTGGTTAG
- the gatA gene encoding Asp-tRNA(Asn)/Glu-tRNA(Gln) amidotransferase subunit GatA, with the protein METHSSFLEIQSNLRTGNFSCVDRVLFHLSKIREQSHLNAFLSIYEEEALARASEIDKKIKNDHAGKLAGMVVGLKDVLCYKDHPLQAGSKILDGFVSQFTATAVQRLLDEDAIIIGRQNCDEFAMGSSNENSAFGPVLNPVDNTRVPGGSSGGSAVAVAADMCQVSLGSDTGGSVRQPAAFCGVVGLKPTYSRISRHGLVAYGSSFDCIGIFSKSTEDIALVLSVIAGHDDYDSTVSHKAVPDYSSELGHPKKFKVAYLKDTLESDSIQPEIKSAMKEVISELQSGGHTAEPIDFPMLKHVLPTYYILATAEASSNLSRYDGVRYGYRSPQTKDLQSLYKKTRSEGFGKEVQRRILLGTFVLSSSYYDAYYTKAQKVRRLIREQTKEVFRQYDFIVMPTAPTTAFKLREHTSDPLEMYLADLFSVQANVAGVPGISFPYGKDLQGLPIGLQAIADDFEESKLLQLSKMLTKE; encoded by the coding sequence TTGGAAACCCATTCAAGCTTTTTAGAAATTCAGAGCAATCTTCGCACTGGAAATTTCTCTTGCGTGGACCGTGTTCTGTTCCATCTTTCTAAAATACGTGAACAGTCTCATCTCAATGCTTTTCTAAGTATCTATGAAGAAGAAGCCCTTGCAAGAGCTTCAGAAATCGATAAGAAAATTAAGAACGACCATGCTGGCAAACTCGCCGGCATGGTCGTTGGCTTAAAGGATGTTCTATGCTACAAAGACCATCCGCTTCAGGCAGGAAGTAAAATTCTCGACGGCTTCGTCTCTCAGTTTACAGCGACAGCTGTTCAAAGACTACTGGATGAAGATGCTATCATCATTGGCAGACAAAATTGTGATGAGTTCGCGATGGGGTCTTCCAATGAAAACTCAGCTTTTGGCCCCGTGTTAAATCCCGTTGATAATACACGCGTTCCCGGCGGTTCTTCCGGTGGATCCGCTGTTGCAGTCGCCGCGGATATGTGTCAGGTTTCACTTGGCTCTGATACCGGAGGATCCGTTCGTCAACCTGCAGCATTTTGTGGGGTTGTTGGATTAAAACCTACTTACTCCAGAATCTCACGTCATGGACTGGTGGCCTATGGATCCTCATTTGATTGTATTGGTATTTTTTCAAAGAGTACGGAAGATATTGCTTTAGTTTTAAGTGTAATCGCAGGTCACGATGATTACGACAGTACCGTATCTCATAAAGCCGTTCCGGATTATTCATCAGAACTTGGTCATCCAAAGAAATTTAAAGTAGCATATCTTAAAGACACTCTTGAATCCGATTCAATTCAACCGGAAATAAAATCAGCCATGAAAGAAGTAATCTCCGAATTGCAATCGGGAGGTCACACTGCAGAGCCGATTGATTTCCCTATGTTGAAACACGTTTTGCCAACATACTATATTCTGGCAACTGCCGAAGCGAGTTCGAATCTTTCCAGATATGACGGAGTTCGATATGGATACCGAAGTCCACAAACAAAAGATCTACAATCTCTCTACAAGAAGACAAGAAGTGAAGGATTTGGAAAAGAAGTGCAACGGAGAATTTTGTTAGGAACCTTTGTGCTTAGCTCAAGCTATTATGATGCTTACTATACAAAGGCTCAAAAGGTAAGGAGACTGATTCGGGAGCAGACAAAAGAAGTTTTTCGCCAATACGATTTCATTGTAATGCCAACAGCGCCGACTACTGCATTCAAACTCAGAGAACACACAAGTGATCCCCTGGAGATGTACCTGGCGGATTTATTTTCAGTGCAGGCAAACGTTGCGGGCGTTCCGGGAATTTCTTTTCCTTATGGAAAGGATCTTCAAGGACTTCCTATTGGACTTCAGGCAATTGCAGATGATTTTGAAGAATCAAAGCTCCTGCAACTATCAAAAATGCTGACAAAAGAATAG
- a CDS encoding FeoB-associated Cys-rich membrane protein → MIQLILIGLIFLGALAYVGNLIYKSFQAKNACSTGCSKCGAVDLAKIEKQMADSNS, encoded by the coding sequence GTGATTCAGTTAATCCTGATCGGTCTTATTTTTCTAGGCGCTCTCGCCTATGTTGGAAATCTCATCTATAAGAGTTTCCAGGCAAAAAATGCATGCTCAACAGGTTGCAGTAAATGCGGTGCAGTTGATCTGGCCAAGATCGAAAAGCAAATGGCCGATTCTAACTCCTGA
- a CDS encoding DUF4292 domain-containing protein yields MKYPALVILSVALLFSCSKKVLPTIPPPPATLEIQEIDFEYFHGKARMVFRDDNKEREVTANIRIRKDSVIWMTFSVIGVQGGKALINKDSVTIVSTVDKEYYVFDYKELSQRFNFEVNYYTIQSAILANLISPRMEEDKITPGPSFNLLEQQRGTVNVKNYINAASRKLEKVEMKEASTNNSVVLNYSNFQVVGDKTFPYSGGVNIIYKTAKGLLNTSIILEYNKAEVGDKELKFPFKIPRKYDRR; encoded by the coding sequence ATGAAATACCCGGCTTTAGTCATCTTATCTGTAGCTCTGCTTTTTTCCTGCAGTAAAAAAGTATTACCTACAATTCCTCCTCCACCCGCTACTCTGGAAATTCAGGAGATTGATTTCGAATATTTTCATGGAAAAGCACGCATGGTTTTCCGTGACGACAACAAGGAACGTGAAGTCACAGCTAATATCCGCATCCGCAAAGACAGCGTAATCTGGATGACTTTTTCAGTTATTGGCGTTCAGGGCGGAAAGGCCTTGATCAATAAAGACTCTGTTACAATTGTAAGCACTGTTGACAAGGAATACTATGTTTTCGATTACAAGGAACTTTCTCAACGCTTCAATTTTGAAGTCAATTATTATACCATCCAATCCGCCATCCTCGCTAATTTGATTTCTCCACGCATGGAAGAGGATAAGATCACACCAGGGCCAAGTTTCAATCTTTTGGAACAACAACGCGGCACTGTCAACGTTAAGAATTATATCAATGCTGCCAGCCGGAAACTGGAGAAGGTAGAAATGAAAGAGGCAAGCACCAATAACTCTGTTGTTCTGAATTACTCCAATTTTCAAGTCGTGGGAGATAAAACTTTTCCTTACAGTGGCGGCGTGAATATCATATACAAAACCGCGAAGGGCCTTCTTAATACTTCTATCATACTGGAGTATAACAAAGCCGAAGTAGGCGATAAAGAATTGAAATTTCCGTTTAAAATTCCACGGAAATATGATCGCAGGTAA
- a CDS encoding tetratricopeptide repeat protein, producing the protein MRKYSFYNIAALSILLLAVIYSPACAQRERRKGPPDSQPNDTRLREAEYFFTEGEKYFILEDYAKALRSFQRVIELNPENPTIHYKIAEILSKSNKDEDLQRAAISIETAIRLDKKNKYFYLLASNIFTAMNNFQKAEQVLEAMFKEVKGSEEHLYELAAIYQYDKKPDEAIKVYDKAENLMGINEVSSLQKQKIYLDQGKVSEAIEEGEKLLKAFPEDERYAMSFAEVLAQKGQEKKAIESLEKFIVNHQDAGISKILLAQLYRATAQEKKAREILLAAFQDNSIDVSSKVVVVSSYNDQIRQNKIKNVADSELESFTLGLFNQLRKNYFDDPNVHIVGGDLFLILKRNAEAEHEFLEAVQHGSATFEAWQNLLSLESSGNKFDSLIFHSEQALEIFPNQALLHYFNGYGHFRLNHFREAAYSLEQAKRLSTNNQEFVSDINSMLGDAYNGTKEYAKSDKAYEDVLSFNPNNDFVLNNYSYYLALRKENLEKAEKMAALATKLKPNSSSFLDTYAWVLYTREKYKEAKKVMERAMSQPNISSTLFEHYGDILFQLGDVDGAVSQWQKARALTSQHDLIDKKIANRRLY; encoded by the coding sequence GTGAGAAAATACAGTTTCTATAATATAGCTGCCCTTTCAATACTGCTTCTGGCAGTTATTTACTCTCCTGCGTGCGCCCAGCGTGAACGCAGAAAAGGACCTCCTGATTCGCAACCTAATGATACACGTCTTCGCGAAGCTGAATATTTCTTTACCGAAGGTGAGAAATATTTTATTCTGGAAGATTACGCTAAAGCTCTCAGGAGTTTTCAACGGGTTATTGAATTAAATCCTGAGAATCCAACCATTCATTACAAGATTGCTGAGATACTTTCAAAGAGCAACAAAGACGAAGATCTTCAACGTGCGGCGATCAGCATAGAAACTGCAATCAGACTTGATAAGAAGAATAAATACTTCTATTTGCTGGCTTCCAACATTTTTACTGCAATGAATAATTTCCAGAAGGCAGAGCAAGTACTGGAAGCAATGTTCAAAGAAGTGAAAGGAAGCGAGGAGCATTTGTATGAGTTAGCTGCCATTTATCAATATGATAAAAAACCAGATGAAGCCATTAAAGTCTATGATAAGGCAGAAAACCTGATGGGTATTAATGAAGTATCTTCTCTTCAAAAGCAAAAAATATATCTTGATCAGGGAAAAGTGAGTGAAGCAATTGAGGAAGGTGAAAAATTATTAAAAGCGTTTCCTGAAGATGAACGATATGCAATGAGCTTTGCGGAAGTACTGGCGCAAAAGGGTCAGGAAAAAAAAGCTATTGAATCTTTGGAAAAATTTATTGTAAATCATCAGGATGCTGGCATTTCAAAAATTCTTTTAGCTCAACTATATCGCGCCACCGCCCAGGAGAAAAAAGCCAGGGAAATTCTTTTGGCAGCCTTTCAGGATAATTCAATTGATGTCAGTTCGAAAGTTGTGGTTGTTAGTAGTTACAATGATCAGATCCGTCAGAACAAAATCAAGAATGTTGCAGATTCTGAACTTGAGTCTTTTACACTTGGTCTATTTAATCAGCTAAGAAAAAATTACTTCGACGATCCCAACGTTCACATCGTTGGTGGAGATCTTTTTCTTATTCTAAAAAGAAATGCAGAGGCTGAGCATGAATTCCTTGAAGCCGTTCAACATGGCTCTGCAACTTTTGAAGCCTGGCAAAATCTGCTGTCACTGGAATCTTCTGGTAACAAGTTTGACAGTCTGATCTTTCATTCAGAGCAGGCACTGGAAATATTCCCGAACCAGGCCTTGCTGCATTACTTTAACGGATATGGACATTTTCGCCTTAATCATTTTCGTGAGGCTGCATATTCTCTTGAGCAGGCAAAAAGACTTTCAACAAACAATCAGGAATTTGTCAGTGACATCAACAGCATGCTTGGAGACGCCTACAACGGCACCAAAGAATATGCAAAATCCGACAAGGCTTATGAGGACGTGCTTTCCTTTAATCCCAACAATGATTTCGTACTGAATAACTACAGTTACTATCTCGCTCTCCGAAAGGAAAATCTGGAAAAAGCTGAGAAAATGGCGGCACTTGCTACCAAACTAAAACCCAATAGCTCCTCTTTCCTTGACACTTATGCCTGGGTTTTGTACACCCGTGAGAAATATAAAGAGGCCAAAAAAGTTATGGAACGTGCTATGAGTCAGCCGAATATCTCTTCAACACTTTTTGAACACTATGGGGATATTCTCTTTCAGTTGGGAGATGTGGACGGGGCTGTCTCGCAATGGCAAAAAGCCAGGGCCCTCACCTCGCAACACGATCTCATTGACAAAAAAATCGCCAATCGAAGGCTTTATTAG